In the Alteromonas sp. M12 genome, one interval contains:
- a CDS encoding homogentisate 1,2-dioxygenase, with translation MRKWIHFPRQEGTCSRQAHADFPEQAIFEREIGRNGFFGPATHLHHTHAPTGWIEWQGPLRPRAFDLNLLQHKNVEMNGNSPWSAAEILFNAHCRYRMWHCHTAMQKLARNADGDELLFIHQGAGQLYCDYGHLSITQGDYVVIPRATLWRIEPDSDMQILMIEATNDSYQLPEKGLVGPHAIFDAGMLDVPAINQKFKAQYSEQRWQVEIKRHNQISEVTYPFNPLDAVGWHGDLSVVRINWRDIRPLMSHRYHLPPSAHTTFVASRFVICTFVPRPIESDPGALKVPFYHNNDDYDEVLFYHQGDFFSRDNIEKGMVTFHPAGFTHGPHPKAFAAGKAHKKTFTDEVAVMLDTRDALEVSEISSLVENPDYVNSWQVK, from the coding sequence ATGCGTAAATGGATTCATTTTCCTCGGCAAGAGGGAACTTGCTCGCGCCAAGCCCATGCTGATTTTCCCGAACAAGCTATTTTTGAACGGGAAATTGGCCGCAACGGATTTTTTGGACCAGCCACACATTTGCATCACACCCATGCACCGACCGGTTGGATTGAATGGCAAGGTCCATTGCGGCCAAGGGCGTTTGATTTAAATTTGTTGCAACACAAAAATGTTGAGATGAACGGAAATTCTCCGTGGAGCGCTGCTGAAATATTATTCAATGCCCATTGTCGATATCGTATGTGGCATTGTCACACAGCAATGCAAAAATTAGCCAGAAATGCCGACGGTGATGAATTGTTATTTATTCATCAAGGAGCAGGGCAATTATATTGTGATTATGGACATTTGAGTATAACTCAGGGCGATTACGTGGTCATTCCTCGTGCAACTTTGTGGCGTATTGAACCTGATTCAGATATGCAGATTCTGATGATTGAAGCGACCAACGATAGCTATCAATTGCCTGAAAAAGGCTTGGTTGGTCCCCATGCTATTTTTGACGCTGGGATGTTAGATGTCCCTGCGATAAACCAAAAATTCAAAGCGCAATACAGCGAACAAAGATGGCAAGTGGAAATAAAGCGCCACAATCAAATATCCGAAGTGACTTACCCATTTAACCCCCTCGATGCGGTAGGCTGGCACGGTGATTTGAGCGTAGTGCGCATTAACTGGCGAGATATTCGACCATTAATGAGCCATCGATATCATTTACCGCCTTCGGCCCACACCACCTTTGTTGCAAGTAGGTTTGTTATTTGTACCTTCGTTCCAAGACCAATAGAAAGTGATCCAGGTGCATTGAAAGTGCCGTTCTACCATAACAATGACGACTACGATGAAGTCTTGTTTTATCACCAAGGTGACTTTTTCTCCCGTGACAATATCGAAAAAGGTATGGTGACTTTTCACCCTGCTGGTTTTACTCACGGACCGCATCCCAAAGCATTTGCTGCTGGCAAAGCGCATAAAAAAACCTTCACTGATGAAGTGGCTGTGATGTTAGATACGAGGGACGCTTTGGAAGTTTCGGAAATATCTTCATTGGTTGAAAACCCCGACTATGTAAATAGTTGGCAAGTGAAATAA
- a CDS encoding fumarylacetoacetate hydrolase family protein: MKLASYKNASRDGQLVVVNKTLTQCVLVTEIASTMQQALDDWAQTSPKLESVYQQLNASKLTDTLPFDSKKCESPLPRAYQWADGSAYVNHVELVRKARGAEIPESFWNDPLMYQGGSDDFIGPTDDVPLPSDKWGIDFEAEVAIVTDDVPMGTLPENAGQHIKLIMLVNDVSLRGLIPGELAKGFGFFQSKPASAFSPVAVTPDELADKWVDNKVHLPLISEYNHELFGCPQAGVDMTFDFSQLVAHAAKSRNLSAGTIIGSGTVSNKQGTEYGTSIAEGGVGYSCIAEVRMIETIRDGEPSTEFMKFGDHIKIEMKDEHGNNIFGSIEQQIVEAELC; encoded by the coding sequence ATGAAATTAGCAAGTTATAAAAATGCCAGCCGCGACGGTCAACTAGTGGTGGTAAATAAAACGCTAACCCAATGTGTTTTAGTGACTGAAATTGCTAGCACTATGCAACAGGCATTGGATGATTGGGCGCAGACAAGCCCTAAACTCGAATCAGTATATCAACAATTAAATGCCTCAAAGCTCACAGATACCTTGCCCTTTGACAGTAAAAAATGTGAGTCTCCTCTTCCTAGAGCTTACCAATGGGCAGATGGAAGCGCTTATGTTAATCATGTGGAGTTAGTTCGAAAAGCCAGAGGTGCTGAGATTCCAGAGAGTTTTTGGAATGATCCGCTAATGTATCAAGGTGGCTCTGACGACTTTATTGGCCCAACCGACGATGTTCCATTACCCAGTGATAAATGGGGAATAGACTTTGAAGCTGAGGTGGCAATAGTCACTGATGATGTGCCCATGGGAACACTTCCTGAAAACGCGGGGCAACATATTAAATTAATTATGTTAGTTAATGATGTTTCTCTGCGTGGGTTAATTCCTGGCGAGTTAGCCAAAGGTTTTGGCTTCTTTCAATCCAAACCTGCTTCTGCTTTTTCGCCTGTGGCCGTTACGCCTGATGAATTGGCTGATAAATGGGTTGATAATAAAGTACATTTGCCACTGATCTCTGAATATAACCACGAACTATTTGGCTGCCCTCAAGCCGGTGTTGATATGACTTTCGACTTTTCCCAGTTAGTTGCCCATGCAGCCAAAAGTCGTAATTTGAGTGCTGGGACTATAATTGGTTCGGGCACAGTCTCTAACAAGCAAGGCACCGAATACGGGACTAGCATTGCTGAAGGTGGTGTGGGCTATTCTTGTATTGCAGAAGTGCGGATGATCGAAACCATTCGAGATGGCGAGCCTAGCACTGAATTTATGAAGTTTGGTGATCACATCAAAATTGAAATGAAAGACGAGCATGGAAACAATAT